From a single Arachis hypogaea cultivar Tifrunner chromosome 3, arahy.Tifrunner.gnm2.J5K5, whole genome shotgun sequence genomic region:
- the LOC112784743 gene encoding 11-oxo-beta-amyrin 30-oxidase isoform X2: MEEGLFVTAVGLLMLAVGGWKLLNWLFLRPKKLETLLREQGFHGNPYSLFSNNNNNNSSSYNMKPMTFSDDKDIAPRVYSTADHAIIKFGKNSFYWEGQTLKVNITNPEHIKQVFTNNSYFKKEKPKLGRVAKLLGSGLPNYEDQQWHTHRKIINPAFHMEKLKLLTSTMVQCCHDVIHKWEEMLSSEGKCDIDVEPFIQNLACDVISRTAFGSSYQEGKRIFELLTKQARLIMRLKYIHIPGWWLLPTSVNRGMIKIDREMQASLEAIIRKREKAMKDGEEVNKSDLLGILLESNSKEIKEHGMSNREIVEECYTFYMAGQETTAVLIVWTMVMLSRYPEWQSRAREEVFQVFGNRKPDSDGLNRLKTSNTQQRYKDAKPITTCWS, from the exons ATGGAGGAGGGGCTGTTTGTCACGGCGGTTGGACTACTGATGCTGGCGGTGGGGGGATGGAAGCTGCTCAACTGGCTCTTCCTGAGGCCTAAGAAGCTTGAAACCCTTCTCAGGGAGCAAGGCTTCCATGGCAACCCCTACTCCCTCTtctccaacaacaacaacaacaactcctcTTCTTATAACATGAAGCCAATGACTTTCTCTGATGACAAGGACATAGCTCCACGTGTCTATTCTACAGCTGATCATGCTATCATCAAATTTG GGAAGAATTCATTTTACTGGGAAGGTCAGACACTGAAGGTCAACATCACAAACCCTGAGCATATTAAACAAGTTTTTACCAATAACAGTTACTTCAAGAAAGAGAAGCCTAAGCTGGGGCGTGTGGCCAAGTTATTGGGCTCTGGACTTCCAAATTATGAGGACCAACAATGGCACACACATCGAAAGATCATCAACCCTGCTTTCCATATGGAGAAATTGAAA CTTCTAACATCAACAATGGTCCAATGCTGCCATGATGTGATTCATAAATGGGAGGAGATGCTGTCTTCAGAGGGTAAATGCGACATTGATGTGGAGCCTTTCATCCAGAATCTGGCTTGCGATGTTATTTCCAGAACAGCCTTTGGAAGCAGTTACCAAGAAGGAAAAAGAATATTTGAACTCCTTACTAAGCAAGCTAGACTTATAATGAGACTAAAATATATTCACATTCCAGGATGGTG GTTGCTTCCTACTAGTGTTAATAGGGGTATGATTAAAATTGATAGAGAGATGCAAGCATCACTTGAAGCTATCATCAGGAAAAGAGAGAAAGCAATGAAGGATGGTGAGGAGGTTAACAAGAGTGACTTATTAGGGATACTTTTGGAATCAAACagcaaagaaataaaagaacatggaaTGAGTAATCGAGAGATAGTGGAAGAATGCTACACATTTTACATGGCAGGACAAGAAACCACGGCTGTTTTGATAGTATGGACAATGGTGATGCTAAGTAGGTATCCAGAATGGCAATCACGTGCGAGGGAAGAAGTCTTCCAAGTCTTTGGAAACCGAAAGCCAGACAGTGATGGCCTCAATCGCCTTAAAACC TCGAACACTCAACAAAGATATAAAGATGCAAAACCTATCACTACCTGCTGGAGTTAA
- the LOC112784743 gene encoding 11-oxo-beta-amyrin 30-oxidase isoform X1, producing the protein MEEGLFVTAVGLLMLAVGGWKLLNWLFLRPKKLETLLREQGFHGNPYSLFSNNNNNNSSSYNMKPMTFSDDKDIAPRVYSTADHAIIKFGKNSFYWEGQTLKVNITNPEHIKQVFTNNSYFKKEKPKLGRVAKLLGSGLPNYEDQQWHTHRKIINPAFHMEKLKLLTSTMVQCCHDVIHKWEEMLSSEGKCDIDVEPFIQNLACDVISRTAFGSSYQEGKRIFELLTKQARLIMRLKYIHIPGWWLLPTSVNRGMIKIDREMQASLEAIIRKREKAMKDGEEVNKSDLLGILLESNSKEIKEHGMSNREIVEECYTFYMAGQETTAVLIVWTMVMLSRYPEWQSRAREEVFQVFGNRKPDSDGLNRLKTVSMILNEVLRLYPPTLFFSRTLNKDIKMQNLSLPAGVKISLPILLIHHDRELWGDDAREFKPERFSEGIAKATKGQVSYFPFGWGPRMCIGQNFSLMEAKIFFTLLLQRFTIELSPAYTHAPVNFLNLKPMRGAQIVLHKL; encoded by the exons ATGGAGGAGGGGCTGTTTGTCACGGCGGTTGGACTACTGATGCTGGCGGTGGGGGGATGGAAGCTGCTCAACTGGCTCTTCCTGAGGCCTAAGAAGCTTGAAACCCTTCTCAGGGAGCAAGGCTTCCATGGCAACCCCTACTCCCTCTtctccaacaacaacaacaacaactcctcTTCTTATAACATGAAGCCAATGACTTTCTCTGATGACAAGGACATAGCTCCACGTGTCTATTCTACAGCTGATCATGCTATCATCAAATTTG GGAAGAATTCATTTTACTGGGAAGGTCAGACACTGAAGGTCAACATCACAAACCCTGAGCATATTAAACAAGTTTTTACCAATAACAGTTACTTCAAGAAAGAGAAGCCTAAGCTGGGGCGTGTGGCCAAGTTATTGGGCTCTGGACTTCCAAATTATGAGGACCAACAATGGCACACACATCGAAAGATCATCAACCCTGCTTTCCATATGGAGAAATTGAAA CTTCTAACATCAACAATGGTCCAATGCTGCCATGATGTGATTCATAAATGGGAGGAGATGCTGTCTTCAGAGGGTAAATGCGACATTGATGTGGAGCCTTTCATCCAGAATCTGGCTTGCGATGTTATTTCCAGAACAGCCTTTGGAAGCAGTTACCAAGAAGGAAAAAGAATATTTGAACTCCTTACTAAGCAAGCTAGACTTATAATGAGACTAAAATATATTCACATTCCAGGATGGTG GTTGCTTCCTACTAGTGTTAATAGGGGTATGATTAAAATTGATAGAGAGATGCAAGCATCACTTGAAGCTATCATCAGGAAAAGAGAGAAAGCAATGAAGGATGGTGAGGAGGTTAACAAGAGTGACTTATTAGGGATACTTTTGGAATCAAACagcaaagaaataaaagaacatggaaTGAGTAATCGAGAGATAGTGGAAGAATGCTACACATTTTACATGGCAGGACAAGAAACCACGGCTGTTTTGATAGTATGGACAATGGTGATGCTAAGTAGGTATCCAGAATGGCAATCACGTGCGAGGGAAGAAGTCTTCCAAGTCTTTGGAAACCGAAAGCCAGACAGTGATGGCCTCAATCGCCTTAAAACC gtatcaATGATCTTAAATGAGGTGTTAAGGCTATACCCACCAACCCTGTTTTTCAGTCGAACACTCAACAAAGATATAAAGATGCAAAACCTATCACTACCTGCTGGAGTTAAAATTTCATTACCAATACTTTTGATCCACCATGATCGTGAGCTATGGGGTGATGATGCAAGAGAGTTCAAACCAGAAAGATTTTCAGAAGGAATTGCTAAAGCGACTAAAGGTCAGGTCTCATATTTTCCATTTGGATGGGGGCCTAGAATGTGCATTGGCCAAAATTTCTCCTTAATGGAAGCCAAGATATTCTTCACATTGCTTTTACAACGCTTCACAATTGAGCTCTCCCCTGCATATACACATGCTCCAGTCAATTTCCTTAATCTTAAACCAATGCGTGGAGCTCAAATCGTCTTACATAAATTGTAG